The following are encoded together in the Kwoniella europaea PYCC6329 chromosome 1, complete sequence genome:
- a CDS encoding glycine dehydrogenase yields MSIHVVRRAAVGRQLLARPVSLSSRSISSSSYLLRPHPTTPAHSSTTAVQPHPHPPSTSFHPSKSSIFTPLDTFLPRHLGPRQSDVESMLSTLGYKSMDAFIDDTIPKGIRVDALTDKEGDKTGIRPFSELELARRVEEVASLNKPMKSYIGMGYHNAIVPPVIQRNVLENPAWYTAYTPYSPEQSQGRLESLINFQTVTISLTGLPIANASLLDEATAAGEAMAMCLASVPKNKLSKGKKVFLVSPSVAPQTIAVLQTRASGFGIDLRVAKSNESFISEVEELGEEKLMGALVQYPDVNGNIGDWQEVASKVKSTGAKMVVASDLLALTMLKPPGEWGADIVCGNSQRFGVPVGYGGPHAAFFACTDDLKRKMPGRLVGLSKDSRGGPAYRLALQTREQHIRREKATSNVCTAQALLANMTAMYAVYHGPEGLRKIAGKVHSLTRILSESLASLGFTTVNKTYFDTLTIDVSSAGVTAAQVHEESVKASINFRPIDDKTIGITLDESVGPLDLTDIVNVFYRVKGQKGIEPEHLEQLASKLELSSESVTSPIAQHARTSEFLTQPVFNKHHSETHMLRYMMHLQEKDYSLVHGMIPLGSCTMKLNSTSSMAPLSWKEFGGIHPFAPVDQVKGYEVLIKELEDDLSLVTGYDATSVQPNSGASGEYAGLKVIQAYHKSKGEGHRDVCLIPLSAHGTNPASAAMVGYKVVPIKALSDGSLDLADLKEKAEKHKDNLASFMVTYPSTFGVFEEGIEEACQIVHDNGGQVYVDGANCNSLVGLTSLGRVGGDVSHTNLHKTFSIPHGGGGPGVGPISCKSHLSPFLPTHPLVATGGSQAIPAVSAAPYGSASINTISWAYIKMLGGEGLTEVSKIALLNANYIAERLRPYYNVRFSNKNGRVAHECLVDLGEFEKSAGLKVSDFSKRLQDYSFHPPTAQWPISTCWLIEPTESESKAELDRFIDALISIRKEVDEIVSGEQSKENNVFKNAPHPLSILIDDKWDKPYFREKAVFPVPSLKKNKFWPSVGRVDDAAGDLNLICECGSVEEYA; encoded by the exons ATGTCTATTCACGTTGTAAGACGAGCAGCCGTAGGGCGCCAATTACTGGCTAGACCCGTGTCCTTGTCATCACGttcaatctcctcatcctcttatCTCCTTAGACCTCATCCCACCACTCCAGCACACTCCTCTACAACGGCTGTCCAgccccatcctcatcctccatcgACTTCATTCCAcccatccaaatcatcaatcttcaCTCCCCTCGATACCTTCCTTCCGCGTCATCTCGGTCCTCGTCAATCCGATGTCGAATCAATGCTCTCTACCCTCGGGTATAAGTCCATGGACGCATTCATAGATGACACCATCCCCAAGGGGATCAGAGTCGACGCCCTAACCGATAAGGAAGGCGATAAGACTGGTATCAGACCTTTCAGCGAACTGGAATTGGCAAGAAGAGTAGAGGAAGTAGCTAGTCTCAATAAGCCCATGAAGAGTTATATCGGCATGGG ATATCACAATGCTATCGTTCCTCCTGTCATCCAACGAAAT GTCCTTGAAAACCCAGCATGGTACACTGCCTACACACCCTATTCTCCTGAACAATCCCAAGGCCGTCTCGAATCACTCATCAATTTTCAAACCGTCACTATCTCCCTTACCGGTCTCCCCATCGCCAACGCATCCTTGTTGGACGAAGCTACCGCCGCAGGAGAAGCGATGGCCATGTGTTTAGCATCAGTACCTAAAAACAAATTATCAAAGGGCAAAAAAGTGTTCCTTGTATCTCCATCGGTCGCGCCTCAGACTATCGCCGTCTTGCAGACTAGAGcaagtggatttggtatcGATCTGAGAGTTGCCAAGTCCAACGAGTCCTTCATCTCAGAAGTTGAGGAGTTGGGCGAAGAGAAACTTATGGGAGCTTTGGTACAATACCCAGACGTTAATGGAAATATCGGAGATTGGCAGGAAGTAGCTTCAAAAGTGAAAAGTACAGGTGCAAAGATGGTAGTCGCTTCTGATTTGTTGGCTTTGACTATGCTTAAACCCCCTGGAGAATGGGGTGCGGATATCGTCTGTGGTAACTCTCAAAGATTTG GTGTACCCGTCGGTTACGGTGGACCTCACGCCGCTTTCTTTGCTTGTACCGATGacttgaagaggaagatgccAGGAAGATTAGTTGGTCTGAGTAAAGATTCCAGAGGTGGACCTGCGTACCGATTGGCTTTACAga CTCGAGAACAGCATATCCGAAGGGAGAAAGCTACCTCCAATGTCTGCACTGC CCAAGCTCTTCTCGCCAACATGACTGCCATGTATGCCGTCTACCACGGTCCAGAAGGTCTCAGGAAGATCGCTGGAAAGGTCCACTCCCTCACTCGAATCCTTTCTGAGTCCCTCGCTTCTCTCGGTTTCACCACTGTCAACAAGACTTATTTCGATACCCTCACTATTGATGTTTCTTCTGCCGGTGTCACCGCTGCTCAAGTACATGAAGAGTCAGTCAAAGCTTCGATCAACTTCCGACCTATCGACGACAAGACTATCGGTATCACTCTAGATGAAAGTGTTGGTCCCCTCGATCTCACTGACATCGTCAACGTCTTCTACCGAGTTAAGGGACAAAAGGGTATCGAACCTGAACACCTCGAACAATTAGCTTCCAAATTAGAGTTGTCGTCTGAATCTGTCACCTCTCCAATCGCTCAGCATGCCCGAACTTCAGAATTCCTCACTCAACCAGTCTTCAACAAACACCACTCTGAAACTCACATGCTCAGATATATGATGCATTTGCAGGAGAAAGATTACTCCTTGGTACATGGTATGATCCCATTGGGATCTTGTACAATGAAGTTGAACTCTACTTCTTCGATGGCGCCTTTATCATGGAAAGAGTTCGGTGGTATCCACCCATTCGCTCCCGTAGACCAAGTCAAGGGATACGAGGTGTTGATCAAAGAGTTagaagatgatttatcgTTGGTCACAGGATACGACGCTACCTCCGTGCAACCCAACTCAGGTGCATCAGGTGAATATGCCGGTCTTAAAGTGATTCAGGCATACCACAAATCCAAAGGTGAAGGTCACAGGGATGTCTGTCTTATTCCCCTCTCAGCTCACGGTACAAATCCCGCCTCGGCCGCGATGGTAGGATACAAAGTCGTAcctatcaaagctttgagCGACGGTTCGCTCGACTTGGCggatttgaaagagaaggCGGAGAAGCATAAAGATAACCTCGCTTCATTCATGGTCACTTACCCATCTACTTTCGGTGTGTTCGAAGAAGGCATCGAAGAAGCTTGTCAGATCGTTCATGACAATGGTGGTCAAGTCTatgtggatg GTGCCAACTGTAACTCCCTTGTCGGGTTGACTTCCCTCGGTCGAGTAGGTGGTGATGTCAGTCATACCAACTTgcacaag ACTTTCTCAATCCCTcatggtggaggtggaccagGTGTCGGCCCAATCTCATGTAAATCGCATCTCTCCCCTTTCCTCCCTACCCACCCTCTCGTAGCTACTGGTGGTTCACAAGCCATTCCAGCCGTATCAGCCGCACCATACGGTTCAGCATCCATTAATACCATCTCTTGGGCATACATCAAGATGCtgggtggagaaggtttgaCGGAAGTTTCCAAGATCGCTTTATTGAATGCAAACTACATCGCCGAACGTCTCAGACCATACTACAACGTTAGGTTCTCCAACAAAAACGGTAGAGTCGCACATGAATGTCTGGTCGATTTGGGTGAATTTGAAAAATCGGCTGGATTAAAAGTATCCGATTTCTCCAAGAGATTACAAGATTattctttccatcctcctaCTGCTCAATGGCCAATTTCAACTTGTTGGTTGATCGAACCTACCGAAAGTGAATCTAAAGCTGAACTTGATCG ATTTATCGACGCGTTGATTTCAATTCGAAAAGAAGTAGACGAAATTGTTTCAGGCGAACAATCAAAGGAGAACAACGTGTTCAAGAACGCTCCTCACCCATTGAGTATACTGATTGATGATAAATGGGACAAACCATATTTCAGAGAAAAGGCTGTTTTCCCCGTACCTTccttgaagaagaacaagttcTGGCCATCGGTAGGaagagttgatgatg CCGCTGGTGACCTCAACTTGATCTGTGAATGTGGTTCAGTCGAAGAATACGCATAA